Proteins from a single region of Pangasianodon hypophthalmus isolate fPanHyp1 chromosome 7, fPanHyp1.pri, whole genome shotgun sequence:
- the magt1 gene encoding magnesium transporter protein 1, which produces MSYNSRKPHQVPLLSAKNRNLRLSWAQTHPKWAGRGTRAGCPIEKLQECRGVRSCFAVAAAEMSPKLLLALFLVLCFSGTPSNGQKKKETLLSEKVGQMMDWAAKRAVIRMNGDKFRRFVRAPPRNYSVIIMFTALQPQRQCGVCRQADEEYQILANSWRYSSAFTNKIFFAMVDFDEGADVFQMLNMNSAPTFINFPPKGKPKRADTYELQVRGFAAEQLARWVADRTEVHVRVIRPPNYAGPLMLGLLLALIGSLAYVRRNNLEFLYNKNVWAFSALCFVLIMTSGQMWNHIRGPPYAHKNPSTGQVSYIHGSSQAQFVAETHIVLLFNAAITFGMVLLHEAATSDMDIGKRKIMCVAGIGLVILFFSWLLSIFKAKYHGYPYSFLMS; this is translated from the exons atgagctacaacagcagaaaaccacatcaggttccactcctgtcagccaagaacaggaatctgaggctatcatgggcacagactcacccaaaatGGGCAG gtcGTGGCACGCGCGCAGGCTGTCCAATAGAAAAGTTACAGGAGTGTAGGGGAGTGCGCTCGTGCTTCGCCGTGGCGGCTGCGGAAATGTCGCCTAAACTTTTGCTCGCGCTGTTTCTGGTCTTGTGTTTCTCCGGCACTCCGTCAAAtggacagaagaagaaagag ACGCTGCTCTCTGAAAAAGTCGGACAGATGATGGACTGGGCTGCGAAGAGAGCCGTGATTCGAATGAACGGAGACAAGTTCAGGCGATTTGTCCGAGCGCCCCCACGCAACTACTCCGTCATCATCATGTTCACGGCCCTGCAGCCTCAGAGGCAGTGTGGAGTGTGCAG GCAGGCAGATGAGGAATACCAAATCCTTGCAAATTCCTGGCGGTACTCCAGCGCATTTACCAACAAGATTTTCTTTGCGATGGTGGATTTTGATGAAGGCGCAGATGTGTTTCAAATG CTTAACATGAACTCGGCCCCAACGTTCATCAACTTCCCACCCAAGGGGAAGCCCAAGCGCGCAGACACCTACGAGCTGCAGGTTCGAGGCTTTGCGGCTGAACAGCTTGCTCGATGGGTTGCCGACAGAACCGAGGTTCAT GTCAGGGTGATTAGACCACCAAACTACGCTGGGCCGCTGATGCTGGGCTTGCTCCTGGCCCTCATTGGGAGTTTGGCATATGTGCGGCGCAATAATCTCGAGTTCCTCTACAACAAAAACGTCTGGGCTTTCTCAGCACTG tgttttgttttgatcatGACATCTGGCCAGATGTGGAACCACATTCGAGGGCCTCCATACGCTCACAAAAATCCCAGCACTGGTCAAGTG AGTTACATCCACGGCAGCAGCCAAGCTCAGTTTGTGGCCGAGACACACATCGTTCTTCTGTTCA ACGCAGCCATTACTTTTGGAATGGTGCTTCTACACGAGGCAGCGACTTCTGATATGGACATTGGAAAGAGGAAAa TCATGTGTGTGGCTGGAATTGGGCTTGTGATACTCTTCTTCAGCTGGCTGTTGTCCATCTTCAAGGCCAAATACCACGGATATCCTTACAG TTTCTTGATGAGTTAA